One window from the genome of Musa acuminata AAA Group cultivar baxijiao chromosome BXJ1-4, Cavendish_Baxijiao_AAA, whole genome shotgun sequence encodes:
- the LOC135649187 gene encoding uncharacterized protein LOC135649187 isoform X1 — MDISEGRTFGCRNVCSSDLNDLGLTTHVPKSSEFMGAEKIGSYMKNSVLQKDVKSYDEVVIPDKSYLHRHQDSSINWENYKACHCPDSEGITSEQNHIPIDGINKKIKSNLNQRQGPGHDQVVNRTNESQMPLKKTALSSHLTAFAAGGICFEARRMTKISAQEIKSSESIQGSQPIQDEFTVLASHSARNNFTNSPIYIKDKRVSSVSDHMIEEHLEKARLANLKHELHNFTRPSRVTVSEMKDENEIANSERCSWPKINHRSLQKPGDSWPGDFPHPSTDRDNNTLIVDSTETGKAKGTALFEMITGPTTSKCHGKQSGDSLLLINSNGIRDGDDGVGNGKGNGRHTTATRKESSAKTETMDIEVCQTRSSLIGMIADRQRKDPVCLNVMKPHYPLASPIKRTVSRHATAASLDKTGGVSNRELSTSRSESIDAHQIISQVQMYKILNSSSIADKPMEAEPYGKWLKRLGPDPYAFGHRSKRMKIRDGPTGAEMCRLSSNVHNDNTSSSDLMKCPEKQQSFDRAKNSPSIPECCCELSAKTTWYWIERWCHRSPQRAKAQASAATTGLSKPRSPKVVPEYFEGKELPSIRALALMGKAMNNSRKGEFQRRGSSVVWHTEDL; from the exons ATGGATATAAGTGAAGGAAGAACATTTGGATGCAGGAATGTATGCAGTTCTGATCTTAATGATTTAGGCCTTACAACACATGTTCCCAAGTCATCTGAATTTATGGGAGCTGAAAAGATTGGAAGCTATATGAAAAATTCTGTGTTGCAGAAAGATGTAAAATCATATGATGAAGTGGTAATTCCAGATAAATCATATCTTCATAGACATCAAGATTCTTCTATAAACTGGGAAAACTACAAGGCATGCCATTGTCCAGATTCAGAAGGTATTACATCAGAGCAAAATCACATTCCTATTGATGgcataaataaaaagataaagagtAATTTGAATCAGAGACAAGGGCCTGGTCATGATCAAGTGGTTAATAGAACAAATGAGTCACAGATGCCACTAAAAAAAACAGCATTGAGTTCCCATCTGACAGCCTTTGCAGCAGGAGGGATTTGTTTTGAAGCAAGAAGGATGACAAAAATTAGTGCTCAAGAGATCAAATCTTCTGAATCTATTCAAGGCTCACAACCTATCCAAGATGAGTTTACTGTCTTGGCTTCTCATTCAGCAAGAAACAATTTTACGAATTCTCCTATTTACATCAAAGATAAAAGAGTTTCTTCAGTATCTGATCACATGATTGAGGAGCATTTGGAAAAAGCTAGGCTTGCTAACTTGAAGCATGAGTTGCACAATTTTACTAGGCCATCGAGAGTGACAGTCTCCGAAATGAAAGATGAAAATGAAATTGCTAATAGTGAAAGGTGTTCATGGCCCAAGATAAATCATAGATCCTTGCAGAAACCAGGAGATTCATGGCCAGGCGATTTTCCTCATCCATCTACAGACAGAGATAATAATACT CTGATTGTCGATTCAACAGAAACTGGAAAAGCAAAAGGTACCGCCTTGTTTGAAATGATAACAGGCCCAACAACATCAAAGTGCCATGGAAAACAATCAGGAGATTCACTACTTTTGATTAACTCAAATGGTATCAGAGATGGAGATGATGGAGTTGGAAATGGAAAAGGAAATGGGAGACATACAACTGCAACAAGAAAAGAATCATCAGCTAAAACTGAGACAATGGACATTGAGGTTTGCCAGACAAGAAGCTCTCTAATAG GCATGATTGCTGACAGACAACGGAAG GATCCTGTGTGCCTCAACGTGATGAAGCCCCACTATCCATTAGCTTCACCAATCAAACGAACTGTGAGTCGGCATGCTACTGCTGCTTCCTTAGACAAAACAGGTGGTGTAAGTAACAGAGAACTCAGCACATCTAGATCAGAAAGCATCGATGCACATCAaattatttctcaagttcagatgTACAAAATTTTGAATTCTAGTAGTATAGCAGATAAGCCGATGGAAGCAGAGCCTTATGGCAAATGGCTTAAGCGCCTTGGACCCGACCCTTATGCTTTTGGCCATCGTAGTAAGAGAATGAAAATCAGAGATGGCCCCACCGGTGCAGAAATGTGCAGATTGTCAAGTAATGTACACAATGACAATACATCCAGCTCTGACTTGATGAAGTGTCCTGAGAAGCAACAGAGTTTTGACAGGGCCAAGAACTCACCGAGTATTCCTGAGTGCTGTTGTGAATTATCAGCAAAGACAACATGGTATTGGATTGAAAGATGGTGTCATAGAAGTCCTCAGAGAGCCAAAGCTCAGGCAAGTGCTGCTACAACTGGGTTATCCAAGCCCAGAAGTCCAAAAGTGGTTCCCGAGTATTTTGAGGGGAAAGAGTTGCCAAGCATCAGGGCATTGGCATTGATGGGGAAAGCGATGAACAATTCTCGGAAGGGTGAATTTCAGAGAAGGGGATCGTCTGTGGTGTGGCATACGGAGGACTTATGA
- the LOC135649187 gene encoding uncharacterized protein LOC135649187 isoform X2 translates to MDISEGRTFGCRNVCSSDLNDLGLTTHVPKSSEFMGAEKIGSYMKNSVLQKDVKSYDEVVIPDKSYLHRHQDSSINWENYKACHCPDSEGITSEQNHIPIDGINKKIKSNLNQRQGPGHDQVVNRTNESQMPLKKTALSSHLTAFAAGGICFEARRMTKISAQEIKSSESIQGSQPIQDEFTVLASHSARNNFTNSPIYIKDKRVSSVSDHMIEEHLEKARLANLKHELHNFTRPSRVTVSEMKDENEIANSERCSWPKINHRSLQKPGDSWPGDFPHPSTDRDNNTLIVDSTETGKAKGTALFEMITGPTTSKCHGKQSGDSLLLINSNGIRDGDDGVGNGKGNGRHTTATRKESSAKTETMDIEVCQTRSSLIGMIADRQRKDPVCLNVMKPHYPLASPIKRTVSRHATAASLDKTDKPMEAEPYGKWLKRLGPDPYAFGHRSKRMKIRDGPTGAEMCRLSSNVHNDNTSSSDLMKCPEKQQSFDRAKNSPSIPECCCELSAKTTWYWIERWCHRSPQRAKAQASAATTGLSKPRSPKVVPEYFEGKELPSIRALALMGKAMNNSRKGEFQRRGSSVVWHTEDL, encoded by the exons ATGGATATAAGTGAAGGAAGAACATTTGGATGCAGGAATGTATGCAGTTCTGATCTTAATGATTTAGGCCTTACAACACATGTTCCCAAGTCATCTGAATTTATGGGAGCTGAAAAGATTGGAAGCTATATGAAAAATTCTGTGTTGCAGAAAGATGTAAAATCATATGATGAAGTGGTAATTCCAGATAAATCATATCTTCATAGACATCAAGATTCTTCTATAAACTGGGAAAACTACAAGGCATGCCATTGTCCAGATTCAGAAGGTATTACATCAGAGCAAAATCACATTCCTATTGATGgcataaataaaaagataaagagtAATTTGAATCAGAGACAAGGGCCTGGTCATGATCAAGTGGTTAATAGAACAAATGAGTCACAGATGCCACTAAAAAAAACAGCATTGAGTTCCCATCTGACAGCCTTTGCAGCAGGAGGGATTTGTTTTGAAGCAAGAAGGATGACAAAAATTAGTGCTCAAGAGATCAAATCTTCTGAATCTATTCAAGGCTCACAACCTATCCAAGATGAGTTTACTGTCTTGGCTTCTCATTCAGCAAGAAACAATTTTACGAATTCTCCTATTTACATCAAAGATAAAAGAGTTTCTTCAGTATCTGATCACATGATTGAGGAGCATTTGGAAAAAGCTAGGCTTGCTAACTTGAAGCATGAGTTGCACAATTTTACTAGGCCATCGAGAGTGACAGTCTCCGAAATGAAAGATGAAAATGAAATTGCTAATAGTGAAAGGTGTTCATGGCCCAAGATAAATCATAGATCCTTGCAGAAACCAGGAGATTCATGGCCAGGCGATTTTCCTCATCCATCTACAGACAGAGATAATAATACT CTGATTGTCGATTCAACAGAAACTGGAAAAGCAAAAGGTACCGCCTTGTTTGAAATGATAACAGGCCCAACAACATCAAAGTGCCATGGAAAACAATCAGGAGATTCACTACTTTTGATTAACTCAAATGGTATCAGAGATGGAGATGATGGAGTTGGAAATGGAAAAGGAAATGGGAGACATACAACTGCAACAAGAAAAGAATCATCAGCTAAAACTGAGACAATGGACATTGAGGTTTGCCAGACAAGAAGCTCTCTAATAG GCATGATTGCTGACAGACAACGGAAG GATCCTGTGTGCCTCAACGTGATGAAGCCCCACTATCCATTAGCTTCACCAATCAAACGAACTGTGAGTCGGCATGCTACTGCTGCTTCCTTAGACAAAACAG ATAAGCCGATGGAAGCAGAGCCTTATGGCAAATGGCTTAAGCGCCTTGGACCCGACCCTTATGCTTTTGGCCATCGTAGTAAGAGAATGAAAATCAGAGATGGCCCCACCGGTGCAGAAATGTGCAGATTGTCAAGTAATGTACACAATGACAATACATCCAGCTCTGACTTGATGAAGTGTCCTGAGAAGCAACAGAGTTTTGACAGGGCCAAGAACTCACCGAGTATTCCTGAGTGCTGTTGTGAATTATCAGCAAAGACAACATGGTATTGGATTGAAAGATGGTGTCATAGAAGTCCTCAGAGAGCCAAAGCTCAGGCAAGTGCTGCTACAACTGGGTTATCCAAGCCCAGAAGTCCAAAAGTGGTTCCCGAGTATTTTGAGGGGAAAGAGTTGCCAAGCATCAGGGCATTGGCATTGATGGGGAAAGCGATGAACAATTCTCGGAAGGGTGAATTTCAGAGAAGGGGATCGTCTGTGGTGTGGCATACGGAGGACTTATGA
- the LOC135649187 gene encoding uncharacterized protein LOC135649187 isoform X3, with protein MDISEGRTFGCRNVCSSDLNDLGLTTHVPKSSEFMGAEKIGSYMKNSVLQKDVKSYDEVVIPDKSYLHRHQDSSINWENYKACHCPDSEGITSEQNHIPIDGINKKIKSNLNQRQGPGHDQVVNRTNESQMPLKKTALSSHLTAFAAGGICFEARRMTKISAQEIKSSESIQGSQPIQDEFTVLASHSARNNFTNSPIYIKDKRVSSVSDHMIEEHLEKARLANLKHELHNFTRPSRVTVSEMKDENEIANSERCSWPKINHRSLQKPGDSWPGDFPHPSTDRDNNTLIVDSTETGKAKGTALFEMITGPTTSKCHGKQSGDSLLLINSNGIRDGDDGVGNGKGNGRHTTATRKESSAKTETMDIEVCQTRSSLIGSCVPQRDEAPLSISFTNQTNCESACYCCFLRQNRWYKPMEAEPYGKWLKRLGPDPYAFGHRSKRMKIRDGPTGAEMCRLSSNVHNDNTSSSDLMKCPEKQQSFDRAKNSPSIPECCCELSAKTTWYWIERWCHRSPQRAKAQASAATTGLSKPRSPKVVPEYFEGKELPSIRALALMGKAMNNSRKGEFQRRGSSVVWHTEDL; from the exons ATGGATATAAGTGAAGGAAGAACATTTGGATGCAGGAATGTATGCAGTTCTGATCTTAATGATTTAGGCCTTACAACACATGTTCCCAAGTCATCTGAATTTATGGGAGCTGAAAAGATTGGAAGCTATATGAAAAATTCTGTGTTGCAGAAAGATGTAAAATCATATGATGAAGTGGTAATTCCAGATAAATCATATCTTCATAGACATCAAGATTCTTCTATAAACTGGGAAAACTACAAGGCATGCCATTGTCCAGATTCAGAAGGTATTACATCAGAGCAAAATCACATTCCTATTGATGgcataaataaaaagataaagagtAATTTGAATCAGAGACAAGGGCCTGGTCATGATCAAGTGGTTAATAGAACAAATGAGTCACAGATGCCACTAAAAAAAACAGCATTGAGTTCCCATCTGACAGCCTTTGCAGCAGGAGGGATTTGTTTTGAAGCAAGAAGGATGACAAAAATTAGTGCTCAAGAGATCAAATCTTCTGAATCTATTCAAGGCTCACAACCTATCCAAGATGAGTTTACTGTCTTGGCTTCTCATTCAGCAAGAAACAATTTTACGAATTCTCCTATTTACATCAAAGATAAAAGAGTTTCTTCAGTATCTGATCACATGATTGAGGAGCATTTGGAAAAAGCTAGGCTTGCTAACTTGAAGCATGAGTTGCACAATTTTACTAGGCCATCGAGAGTGACAGTCTCCGAAATGAAAGATGAAAATGAAATTGCTAATAGTGAAAGGTGTTCATGGCCCAAGATAAATCATAGATCCTTGCAGAAACCAGGAGATTCATGGCCAGGCGATTTTCCTCATCCATCTACAGACAGAGATAATAATACT CTGATTGTCGATTCAACAGAAACTGGAAAAGCAAAAGGTACCGCCTTGTTTGAAATGATAACAGGCCCAACAACATCAAAGTGCCATGGAAAACAATCAGGAGATTCACTACTTTTGATTAACTCAAATGGTATCAGAGATGGAGATGATGGAGTTGGAAATGGAAAAGGAAATGGGAGACATACAACTGCAACAAGAAAAGAATCATCAGCTAAAACTGAGACAATGGACATTGAGGTTTGCCAGACAAGAAGCTCTCTAATAG GATCCTGTGTGCCTCAACGTGATGAAGCCCCACTATCCATTAGCTTCACCAATCAAACGAACTGTGAGTCGGCATGCTACTGCTGCTTCCTTAGACAAAACAGGTGGT ATAAGCCGATGGAAGCAGAGCCTTATGGCAAATGGCTTAAGCGCCTTGGACCCGACCCTTATGCTTTTGGCCATCGTAGTAAGAGAATGAAAATCAGAGATGGCCCCACCGGTGCAGAAATGTGCAGATTGTCAAGTAATGTACACAATGACAATACATCCAGCTCTGACTTGATGAAGTGTCCTGAGAAGCAACAGAGTTTTGACAGGGCCAAGAACTCACCGAGTATTCCTGAGTGCTGTTGTGAATTATCAGCAAAGACAACATGGTATTGGATTGAAAGATGGTGTCATAGAAGTCCTCAGAGAGCCAAAGCTCAGGCAAGTGCTGCTACAACTGGGTTATCCAAGCCCAGAAGTCCAAAAGTGGTTCCCGAGTATTTTGAGGGGAAAGAGTTGCCAAGCATCAGGGCATTGGCATTGATGGGGAAAGCGATGAACAATTCTCGGAAGGGTGAATTTCAGAGAAGGGGATCGTCTGTGGTGTGGCATACGGAGGACTTATGA